The Salmo salar chromosome ssa06, Ssal_v3.1, whole genome shotgun sequence genome window below encodes:
- the LOC106607740 gene encoding sodium-dependent glucose transporter 1 — MSASAARDPVVKKKHVRFARMEEEEDDNDDQEEDTLFDKRKDTRRGLKSVMKGRKTSSNSEFDDEVEIIDRGGRARGSGGCSSWMITLALCASFLGLGMSISVLGPTFQDLAINVNQNISNISYIFVGRSMGYIGGSVLSGILFDCMNSHLLLGLSMLVTAFGMFAIPFSKTALLLTALMSSIGVSMGFLDTGGNVLILQTWGDQAGPHMQALHFSFAAGAFASPIIAKLLFGTDLDVATNSSMEAPVANSTSPSVTDHIPQTVSSPMVIRFVHSSSTLKSMWAYVVIGGFILFVSLVFFILYARHSPSRGRAQTPSGNPLVSKHHNALIAMLFVFFFWYVGAEVAYGSFIFTYAKDYILMDEAQAAGLNSLFWGTFAAGRGLAIFFATCMHPGTMILLSLVGCTLSSLFLTLFNSNRVALWVCTGVYGASMSTTFPSGISWVEQYTTVTGRSAAVFVVGAALGEMVLPALVGFLLGRIHGHPLLMYLALGTATITSILFPFMFWLASSPSGPSRTPRTRSHMEPDDSEYRQALLDSGANDEEEEPEQQREQKQDHEADQWNDADFEVIEMDDASLMTSPNKAVFSSPSKALSLSPNKALSSPNKGLPLPDVAGTSGDTTATSVPATLQSLEPTVGASFTDSISLRGDSPRRKLLRSLDRQKRD; from the exons ATGTCTGCCTCGGCCGCCAGAGATCCTGTTGTGAAAAAGAAGCATGTTCGTTTCGctagaatggaggaggaggaggatgataacGATGACCAAGAGGAAGATACTCTGTTTGACAAGAGGAAAGACACGAGACGAGGGCTGAAGAGTGTCATGAAAGGGAGGAAGACAAGTTCGAATTCAGAGTTCGATGATGAGGTTGAAATCATCGATAGAGGTGGCAGGGCCCGCGGGTCTGGTGGCTGCAGCAGCTGGATGATCACCTTAGCGCTCTGTGCGTCATTCCTCGGCCTG GGGATGAGTATCTCTGTCTTAGGCCCCACATTTCAAGACCTTGCCATCAACGTCAACCAGAACATCAGCAACATCTCCTACATCTTCGTAGGCCGCTCAATGGGCTATATAGGCGGCTCTGTGTTGTCCGGGATTCTCTTTGACTGCATGAACAGCCATCTGCTGCTGG GCCTCTCCATGTTGGTCACAGCGTTTGGGATGTTTGCCATCCCTTTCTCTAAGACGGCCCTTCTCCTCACTGCTCTGATGTCCAGTATTGGAGTTTCCATGGGCTTTCTAGATACAG GTGGTAATGTCCTGATCCTGCAGACGTGGGGGGATCAGGCTGGCCCCCACATGCAGGCCTTGCACTTCAGCTTCGCGGCTGGGGCCTTCGCCTCGCCCATCATCGCCAAGCTGCTCTTTGGAACGGACCTGGACGTGGCTACAAACAGCAGCATGGAAGCCCCGGTGGCAAACTCCACCTCCCCATCTGTCACAGACCACATACCCCAAACCGTGTCTTCTCCTATGGTCATTCGCTTCGTCCACAGTAGCAGCACCCTCAAGTCCATGTGGGCCTACGTTGTGATCGGTGGTTTCATCCTGTTCGTCTCCCTCGTCTTCTTTATCCTTTACGCCCGCCACAGCCCCTCAAGGGGCAGGGCCCAGACCCCCTCAGGGAATCCCCTGGTGTCCAAGCACCACAACGCACTCATTGCTATGCTCTTTGTCTTCTTCTTCTGGTACGTGGGGGCCGAGGTGGCGTACGGCTCCTTTATCTTCACCTATGCTAAGGATTACATTCTTATGGACGAGGCTCAGGCAGCAGGGCTCAACTCCCTGTTCTGGGGAACGTTTGCTGCCGGCCGGGGCCTGGCCATCTTCTTTGCGACCTGCATGCACCCAGGCACCATGATTCTACTGAGCCTGGTGGGCTGCACCCTGTCCTCCCTGTTCCTCACCCTCTTCAACAGCAACAGGGTGGCCCTGTGGGTCTGCACTGGTGTCTACGGTGCCTCCATGTCGACCACTTTCCCCAGTGGGATCTCCTGGGTGGAGCAGTACACCACGGTGACCGGGCGCTCTGCTGCGGTGTTCGTGGTGGGGGCGGCCCTGGGGGAGATGGTGCTGCCCGCCCTGGTGGGCTTCCTATTGGGAAGGATCCATGGTCACCCCTTGCTAATGTACCTGGCCCTGGgcaccgccaccatcacctccatCCTCTTCCCCTTCATGTTCTGGCTGGCCTCGTCCCCCAGCGGCCCCAGTAGGACACCTCGCACCAGGAGCCACATGGAGCCTGACGACAGCGAGTACCGCCAAGCCCTGCTGGACTCGGGCGCCAATGATGAGGAAGAGGAGCCGGAGCAGCAGCGGGAACAGAAGCAGGATCACGAGGCCGACCAGTGGAATGATGCCGACTTCGAGGTCATCGAGATGGATGACGCCAGCCTTATGACCTCTCCTAATAAAGCGGTGTTCTCTTCTCCTAGCAAAGCGCTCTCGTTATCTCCTAATAAAGCGTTGTCATCTCCTAACAAAGGGCTTCCACTCCCTGATGTTGCTGGGACATCAGGGGACACCACTGCCACATCTGTCCCCGCTACTCTCCAGTCCCTAGAGCCAACAGTTGGGGCCTCTTTCACAGACTCTATCTCTCTCCGGGGAGACTCACCCAGACGGAAACTGCTGCGTTCCCTGGACCGGCAGAAGAGGGACTAG